One Rhodococcus sp. P1Y DNA window includes the following coding sequences:
- a CDS encoding DEAD/DEAH box helicase, translated as MLHGLWSPDGGLMLWDDEVSVGDEPELPAVHARILTRPFRHRVEVSLPSAGEPTIARMPAIALAPADAAELLLRTPIDHPLLSGDLRYLAHVARGIERWVRAGRVVPALVLMDGQWWPRWRLVGGERQRAWLNELALAMPSVQRAQHRPKKVLEDITQELTDPIVRSVLGKPDSNHPLLSALIRDDPYSGGTQQMSTLLDKWRGTLTVDEPSLVLRLLEPDDDEDTPGEEETLWRLQVCLRADGEAPVPVPLGRKIDATLLATAVRKLGEAVAAYPLLRELPSEENSLDLLLPTSVVIDLVEHGVAALQSSGTTVLLPRAWTRMDPSMRLRVDSPAVTKAAADRAVGMDELVSYDWQLQLGDMVLTEAEMNRLAVSKGDLVRLRGQWVLADGGQLARAAKYVAEHHGDGTPLGALMREMTLADPPPAPVEDIRATGWAKALLEPGASPEEIPLPAGVNAVLRPYQQRGLEWLAFMSKLGLGAVLADDMGLGKTLQVLTLLSHEQSPSPTLLVAPMSVVGNWQREAAKFTPGLRVMVHHGPARLKGEELDKAIGEHDLIVTTYALMAKDRAQFAEQSWRRVVLDEAQHIKNSGTVQAKAALAIPAEHKLALTGTPVENRLDELRSILDFANPGMLGRPTDFRKRFSVPIEREKDEGALSRLRAITSPFILRRLKTDPTVISDLPEKNEMTVRSNLSAEQAALYKAVVDEMMAQIADAKGMKRKGAVLSALTRLKQVCNHPAHFLSDGSPVLKRGQHRSGKIALVEDMLDAILGENEKALLFTQFREFGELVAPYFAERFGTEVPFLHGGVGKAKRDAMVETFQAESGPPIMMLSLKAGGTGLNLTAANHVVHLDRWWNPAVENQATDRAFRIGQRKNVQVQKMLCVGTVEERIDSMLHSKQDLADLAVGSGENWVTEMDTAQLRELFRLSEDAVGE; from the coding sequence ATGCTGCACGGTCTCTGGTCGCCCGACGGGGGACTGATGTTGTGGGACGACGAGGTGAGCGTCGGCGACGAACCGGAGCTACCCGCTGTTCACGCACGCATCCTGACGCGACCGTTTCGGCATCGGGTCGAGGTGTCGTTGCCATCCGCGGGCGAACCGACGATCGCTCGGATGCCTGCCATCGCATTGGCACCCGCCGACGCCGCCGAGCTGCTGTTGCGCACGCCTATTGACCACCCGCTGCTGTCGGGTGACCTGAGATATCTCGCTCACGTCGCGCGCGGGATCGAGCGGTGGGTCCGCGCCGGGCGCGTCGTGCCTGCGCTGGTGCTGATGGACGGGCAATGGTGGCCGAGGTGGCGTCTCGTCGGGGGTGAACGCCAGCGGGCGTGGCTCAACGAACTCGCCCTCGCCATGCCGTCGGTGCAGCGAGCGCAGCACCGGCCCAAGAAAGTCTTGGAGGACATCACGCAGGAGCTGACCGACCCCATCGTCAGATCCGTTCTGGGCAAGCCTGATTCGAATCACCCCCTGTTGTCCGCGTTGATCCGCGACGATCCCTATTCGGGCGGAACCCAACAGATGTCGACGTTGCTCGACAAGTGGCGCGGCACACTCACCGTCGACGAACCGTCGTTGGTTCTGCGGCTGCTCGAGCCGGATGACGACGAGGACACCCCGGGTGAGGAAGAGACCCTGTGGCGGCTGCAGGTCTGTCTTCGTGCAGACGGGGAGGCGCCCGTTCCGGTTCCCCTGGGTCGAAAGATCGACGCAACGCTGCTGGCTACGGCCGTCCGAAAGCTGGGGGAAGCCGTCGCAGCGTATCCGCTGCTACGTGAGCTGCCGTCGGAGGAGAACTCGCTCGATCTGCTGCTTCCGACGTCGGTCGTCATCGACCTCGTCGAACATGGCGTCGCGGCGTTGCAATCGAGCGGGACGACGGTATTGCTGCCGAGGGCGTGGACGCGGATGGATCCGTCGATGCGTCTGCGGGTCGACTCACCCGCGGTCACCAAGGCCGCGGCTGATCGTGCGGTTGGTATGGACGAGCTCGTGTCGTACGACTGGCAGTTGCAACTCGGCGACATGGTGCTCACCGAAGCCGAGATGAACCGTCTCGCCGTGTCCAAGGGTGATCTGGTCAGGTTGCGAGGCCAGTGGGTGCTCGCCGACGGTGGTCAACTGGCCCGTGCTGCGAAGTACGTCGCCGAGCATCACGGGGACGGCACTCCGCTCGGTGCGCTCATGCGCGAGATGACCCTCGCCGATCCGCCGCCTGCTCCCGTCGAAGACATCAGGGCCACCGGGTGGGCGAAGGCGCTGCTCGAACCGGGCGCATCTCCTGAGGAGATTCCACTTCCCGCTGGTGTCAACGCCGTTCTGCGTCCGTACCAGCAGCGCGGGCTCGAATGGCTCGCCTTCATGAGCAAGCTCGGGCTCGGTGCCGTACTGGCGGACGACATGGGTCTGGGAAAGACGCTCCAGGTGCTCACCCTTCTTTCCCACGAGCAGAGCCCGTCGCCGACGCTGCTCGTAGCTCCGATGTCGGTTGTCGGCAACTGGCAGCGAGAGGCCGCGAAGTTCACCCCGGGCCTTCGGGTGATGGTCCATCACGGGCCTGCGCGTTTGAAGGGCGAGGAACTCGACAAGGCGATCGGCGAACACGATCTGATCGTCACGACGTACGCACTCATGGCCAAGGACCGGGCGCAGTTCGCCGAACAAAGCTGGCGCCGTGTCGTTCTCGACGAGGCGCAGCACATCAAGAACTCCGGCACCGTGCAGGCGAAAGCAGCTCTCGCTATTCCCGCGGAGCACAAACTGGCACTCACCGGCACACCCGTCGAGAACCGTCTGGACGAACTGAGATCGATTCTGGACTTTGCGAATCCGGGAATGCTCGGTAGGCCGACGGACTTCCGTAAAAGATTCTCGGTGCCGATCGAACGCGAAAAAGACGAGGGTGCACTGTCGAGGTTGCGCGCGATCACCTCACCGTTCATTCTGAGGCGCCTCAAGACCGATCCGACCGTCATATCCGATCTGCCGGAGAAGAACGAGATGACGGTGCGCTCCAATCTGAGCGCCGAGCAAGCGGCGCTGTACAAGGCAGTCGTCGACGAGATGATGGCGCAGATCGCCGACGCCAAGGGGATGAAGCGCAAAGGCGCGGTGTTGTCGGCTCTGACTCGGCTCAAGCAAGTGTGCAACCACCCGGCCCATTTTCTGTCCGACGGCTCGCCCGTCCTCAAGCGAGGCCAGCATCGATCCGGCAAGATCGCGCTCGTGGAGGACATGCTCGACGCGATTCTCGGCGAGAACGAGAAGGCGTTGCTGTTCACGCAGTTCCGCGAGTTCGGTGAGCTCGTCGCACCGTATTTCGCCGAGCGATTCGGCACCGAGGTGCCCTTCCTGCACGGCGGCGTCGGTAAGGCCAAGCGCGACGCAATGGTCGAGACGTTCCAGGCCGAGTCCGGGCCACCCATCATGATGCTGTCGCTCAAGGCCGGGGGAACGGGTCTCAATCTGACGGCGGCCAATCACGTTGTGCATCTGGATCGTTGGTGGAACCCCGCGGTCGAGAATCAGGCCACCGACCGTGCGTTTCGAATCGGCCAACGCAAGAACGTCCAGGTGCAGAAGATGCTCTGCGTCGGAACGGTCGAGGAACGAATCGACTCGATGCTGCACTCGAAACAGGACCTCGCGGACCTTGCAGTCGGGTCGGGTGAGAACTGGGTCACCGAGATGGATACCGCTCAACTGCGAGAACTGTTTCGCCTCAGTGAAGACGCGGTGGGTGAATGA
- a CDS encoding NADP-dependent oxidoreductase, whose product MIAYGFSEYGGPETEFFLDVPIPDPGQGQVLVAVHAAGVNPADWKVRAGNRKDSVPTLLPAVLGREVSGTVVQVGTHVDGLSVGDHVFGSTAAGHGGYAQYTVLNASNAARKPESVSFVAAATLAVAAGTAFDAIDQLALTSGATLLVLGAGGGVGSAALQIARARGLKTIGVASTHKQEWVRSVGARFVPSGEHFADSVDTVVDGIFDLVGGDVLRSAVSLIKPDGPVVSVADSMLAASLGGSGVTRRRTTEAYEAVAELVANGTLHPRIDQVFPLEHAGEALAAVESGHAAGKVVIEVT is encoded by the coding sequence ATGATCGCGTATGGGTTCAGTGAGTACGGAGGCCCGGAAACAGAGTTCTTTCTCGACGTTCCGATCCCGGATCCCGGGCAGGGGCAGGTTCTGGTTGCGGTGCATGCAGCGGGAGTAAATCCTGCGGATTGGAAAGTGCGAGCCGGCAACCGCAAGGACAGTGTGCCGACGCTGCTGCCCGCGGTTCTGGGTCGCGAAGTGTCGGGCACCGTCGTTCAGGTCGGCACCCACGTCGACGGGCTGTCCGTCGGTGACCATGTGTTCGGATCGACAGCGGCTGGGCACGGCGGATACGCCCAATACACGGTGTTGAACGCGTCGAACGCTGCGCGCAAGCCCGAGTCCGTGTCGTTCGTCGCCGCTGCAACGTTGGCGGTCGCGGCCGGAACCGCGTTCGACGCCATCGACCAACTCGCACTGACCTCCGGCGCGACGCTTCTGGTGCTCGGCGCCGGTGGAGGCGTGGGGTCCGCGGCCCTGCAGATCGCACGGGCTCGCGGGCTGAAGACCATAGGCGTCGCGAGCACACACAAGCAGGAGTGGGTGCGAAGCGTCGGTGCCCGATTCGTGCCCTCGGGAGAACACTTTGCCGATTCCGTCGACACGGTCGTGGACGGAATCTTCGATCTGGTGGGTGGGGACGTACTGAGGTCGGCGGTATCGCTGATCAAGCCCGACGGACCTGTTGTCAGCGTCGCGGACTCGATGCTGGCGGCGTCGCTGGGCGGATCCGGTGTGACGCGCCGCAGGACCACCGAGGCGTACGAGGCCGTCGCCGAACTCGTCGCGAACGGAACATTGCACCCTCGAATCGATCAGGTATTTCCGCTCGAGCACGCCGGGGAGGCGTTGGCCGCAGTCGAGAGCGGCCACGCGGCGGGCAAGGTCGTCATCGAGGTCACCTGA